A genomic region of Ewingella sp. CoE-038-23 contains the following coding sequences:
- a CDS encoding M20 family metallopeptidase, whose protein sequence is MDQDVIALTRALLGFNTINPPGDEVECLSWLASFLSDTGFEVKLQPFGERRCNLIATLAGSAAGKPLAFTGHLDTVPLGNARWKFDPFAGEIADGKLYGRGSSDMKAAIAAFIVACIHRQGVIAQNSGVMLILTGGEETGCDGARAMINDSNLTLAQPGALIVGEPTGNYPMVGHKGALWLRCATHGKTAHGAMPELGINAIYLAADAIGKIRHFDPGPPHPLMKKPTLNVGTFQGGLNINSVPDRASFDVDMRTDPTLAHSTLKSRLQQHLSDVVTIETLVDLPAVLTERQNPWVQSVFEHCQPLHDTPVDAKIVPYFTDAALLVDALGNPPCLILGPGEPSMAHQTDEYCRVSRLEESVELYQQIIEDYYLLIDKGAL, encoded by the coding sequence ATGGATCAAGACGTTATCGCCCTAACCCGCGCTCTGCTTGGCTTCAACACCATTAACCCGCCGGGCGACGAGGTAGAATGCCTAAGCTGGCTGGCGAGTTTTCTGAGCGACACCGGGTTCGAGGTCAAACTACAGCCTTTCGGTGAACGGCGCTGCAACCTGATTGCCACTTTAGCAGGCTCGGCGGCGGGTAAACCTCTGGCGTTTACCGGCCATCTCGACACGGTTCCGCTGGGAAACGCCCGGTGGAAGTTCGATCCTTTTGCCGGAGAGATCGCTGACGGTAAGCTTTACGGCCGTGGCAGCAGCGATATGAAGGCGGCCATCGCGGCCTTTATTGTCGCCTGCATTCATCGCCAAGGGGTCATTGCGCAGAACAGCGGCGTGATGCTGATCCTAACCGGCGGCGAAGAGACGGGCTGCGACGGCGCGCGCGCCATGATTAATGATTCAAACCTGACGCTGGCCCAGCCGGGGGCGCTGATTGTCGGCGAACCCACGGGCAATTACCCGATGGTCGGCCACAAGGGCGCACTCTGGCTGCGTTGCGCTACCCATGGCAAAACCGCCCACGGCGCGATGCCGGAGCTGGGGATTAACGCCATCTATCTGGCGGCTGACGCTATTGGCAAGATTCGTCATTTCGACCCCGGCCCGCCGCACCCATTAATGAAGAAACCGACGCTCAACGTCGGCACTTTTCAGGGCGGATTGAACATTAATTCGGTGCCGGACAGGGCCAGTTTTGATGTGGATATGCGTACCGACCCAACGCTGGCGCACTCTACGTTGAAATCGCGTTTGCAACAGCATTTAAGTGACGTTGTCACTATAGAGACCTTAGTTGACCTTCCCGCCGTGCTGACTGAGCGGCAAAACCCTTGGGTGCAGAGCGTATTCGAGCACTGCCAGCCGCTGCATGACACGCCGGTCGATGCCAAAATTGTGCCCTATTTTACCGATGCCGCGCTGTTGGTTGACGCCTTGGGCAATCCGCCCTGCCTGATCCTCGGGCCGGGCGAGCCTTCAATGGCTCACCAGACTGACGAGTATTGTCGGGTTTCACGGCTGGAAGAGAGCGTGGAGTTATATCAGCAGATCATTGAAGACTATTATCTGTTGATCGACAAAGGGGCCCTATAA
- a CDS encoding ABC transporter permease, translating to MNMSSPRLIKQSVTRRMLHNHSGVVSIAVFFIFCCVVFSFATDNFLSGYNWLNILRQSAPLLIVAAAMTLVITTGGIDLSVGSTLALVGALSAIALNNWGLPWPVVLIGGLALGGLIGAINGYFIAYEGIPAFIVTLATLAVIRGVALLITQGYSIPIPADSPFTLLGRAWVLGLPLPAIIGVLALVFGHVLLNHMRFGRYVTAIGANAEGVRRAGVNTKSTTMWVYVICGMAAALAGMIITARLGSGSSNQGEGFELQVIAAVVLGSTSLFGGFGTIIGTLLGALSIAVIQNGLILSHMSPFYTQIATGLIILLAIWLNTRIFNPVRSSKG from the coding sequence ATAAACATGTCCAGTCCCCGACTTATTAAACAATCGGTTACCCGGCGCATGCTGCACAACCATTCAGGCGTGGTGAGCATTGCGGTATTTTTCATTTTCTGTTGCGTGGTGTTCTCTTTCGCAACGGACAATTTCCTCAGTGGATACAACTGGTTAAACATCCTCCGTCAAAGCGCGCCGCTGCTGATTGTCGCGGCCGCTATGACGTTGGTGATCACCACCGGCGGCATTGATTTGTCGGTCGGTTCGACGCTGGCGCTGGTCGGCGCGTTATCCGCTATCGCCTTGAATAACTGGGGACTTCCGTGGCCCGTGGTGCTGATTGGCGGGCTGGCACTCGGCGGCCTGATTGGCGCCATCAATGGCTACTTCATTGCCTATGAGGGCATCCCGGCGTTTATTGTCACCTTGGCAACCTTGGCGGTGATTCGCGGGGTGGCGCTGTTAATCACTCAGGGCTACTCCATCCCGATTCCGGCGGACAGCCCGTTCACCCTGCTCGGCCGCGCCTGGGTTCTTGGCCTGCCGCTGCCCGCCATTATCGGCGTGCTGGCGTTAGTCTTTGGACACGTGCTGCTCAACCATATGCGCTTTGGTCGCTATGTTACCGCCATTGGTGCCAATGCCGAAGGGGTGCGTCGCGCCGGGGTCAATACTAAATCGACCACCATGTGGGTTTACGTGATTTGCGGGATGGCAGCGGCCTTAGCCGGAATGATCATTACTGCGCGTCTGGGCAGTGGTTCGTCAAATCAGGGCGAAGGCTTTGAATTGCAAGTGATCGCAGCCGTTGTTTTGGGCAGCACCAGCCTGTTTGGCGGCTTCGGCACCATTATCGGCACCCTGCTTGGCGCGCTGTCCATCGCGGTTATCCAAAATGGTCTGATCCTGTCGCACATGTCGCCGTTCTATACGCAAATCGCCACTGGCTTAATCATTCTGCTGGCTATCTGGCTGAACACCCGCATTTTCAACCCGGTTCGAAGTAGTAAAGGATAG
- a CDS encoding phosphotriesterase family protein: MTSKDGFAGSLFRHADPFPLGAESGFAMTVLGPLAVEKLGVTLMHEHILLDASGKWVPPCCCSERHIAEMPVKIENLGELQLNPLMSRDNCQLFDSDLAVEELMKFRALGGETVVDPTNIGIGRDPKALQRISRLTGLNIIMGTGFYLEPSHPDYVKSRSLEALTDQIIYDVGGFSDKPEVVAGLIGEIGVSAAFTANEEKSLRAAGRASAKTGVPMQIHLPGWERYGHKVLDILAEEGANLRHVVLCHMNPSFADKNYQRTLAERGAFLEYDMIGMPYFYADESAQSPSDEDNARAIRELIDDGFIEQVLLSQDVFLKTMLTKFGGHGYGYILKHFVPRLRRHGVTGEQLETLLIGNPQRVFSR; the protein is encoded by the coding sequence ATGACCTCTAAAGACGGTTTCGCAGGTTCTTTATTTAGACATGCCGACCCTTTCCCGCTGGGCGCGGAGAGTGGTTTCGCCATGACCGTGCTCGGCCCGTTGGCGGTGGAGAAACTGGGCGTCACCCTGATGCACGAGCACATCCTGCTCGACGCCTCGGGCAAGTGGGTGCCGCCCTGCTGCTGTAGCGAGCGGCACATCGCCGAGATGCCGGTGAAAATTGAGAATCTGGGCGAATTGCAGCTTAACCCTTTGATGAGCCGTGATAATTGCCAGCTGTTTGATTCTGACCTCGCCGTGGAAGAGTTAATGAAGTTCCGCGCGCTGGGGGGCGAAACCGTGGTTGACCCGACCAATATCGGCATTGGCCGCGACCCGAAAGCCTTGCAACGCATCTCAAGACTGACGGGTTTAAACATTATTATGGGTACCGGCTTCTACCTTGAGCCGTCTCACCCCGACTATGTGAAAAGCCGTTCGCTGGAAGCGCTGACCGATCAGATTATTTATGACGTCGGCGGCTTCAGCGATAAACCTGAGGTGGTGGCCGGGCTGATTGGCGAAATTGGCGTATCGGCGGCCTTCACCGCGAATGAGGAGAAATCCTTGCGGGCGGCGGGTCGCGCCAGCGCCAAAACTGGCGTGCCGATGCAAATCCACTTGCCGGGCTGGGAGCGTTACGGCCACAAAGTGTTGGATATTCTGGCGGAAGAAGGCGCCAACCTGCGCCACGTGGTGCTGTGCCACATGAACCCGAGCTTTGCGGATAAGAACTATCAGCGAACGCTGGCCGAGCGCGGCGCTTTTCTCGAATACGACATGATTGGCATGCCCTATTTTTATGCTGACGAAAGCGCGCAATCGCCCTCCGACGAAGACAACGCGCGGGCGATTCGTGAGCTGATTGATGACGGGTTTATCGAGCAAGTGTTGCTGTCGCAGGACGTTTTCCTCAAGACCATGCTGACCAAGTTTGGCGGCCACGGCTATGGCTACATTCTCAAGCATTTCGTGCCGCGTTTGCGTCGCCACGGCGTGACGGGTGAACAGCTGGAAACGTTGTTAATCGGCAACCCGCAGCGCGTTTTCAGTCGCTAA
- a CDS encoding LysR family transcriptional regulator, whose amino-acid sequence MRLRHIEVFQAVLQAGSVSGAARLLNVSQPNVSRVLNHAEQQLGFALFERSPQGLIVTPEGRRLMPEIDALFSHIQTISALAEQLRQGEGQHVRMGSAHTLGQVIMAPVLANFRRQTPGGSVELVTTHFNTLSQDLLQYKMDFALTFAEQVPGELIAESVYQANMVALLPLDSPQEGPVSLSWLCDNELLMLQQQDPLGQVLNRVLHEHGLSPRSQLYIKTYSVIADVVLAGGGVGVVDTFTASRYRGQLKILPVVEYLPFEVILLSRKDQPASQAALKLQQLIRHKLWELEGQLLNPA is encoded by the coding sequence ATGCGTCTTCGTCACATTGAAGTTTTTCAAGCCGTTTTACAGGCGGGCAGCGTCAGCGGCGCGGCGCGTTTGCTTAACGTGTCGCAGCCTAACGTTAGCCGCGTGCTCAACCACGCCGAGCAGCAACTGGGCTTTGCGCTGTTTGAGCGCAGCCCGCAGGGGCTGATTGTGACCCCAGAAGGGCGGCGATTAATGCCGGAAATTGACGCCTTATTTAGCCATATCCAGACTATTTCTGCCTTGGCCGAGCAGCTGCGTCAGGGGGAAGGCCAGCACGTTCGCATGGGGTCGGCTCATACCCTCGGGCAGGTGATTATGGCCCCGGTGTTAGCCAATTTCCGCCGTCAGACGCCCGGCGGCAGCGTTGAATTGGTGACTACCCACTTCAACACGCTGAGTCAGGATCTACTGCAATACAAGATGGATTTTGCCCTGACTTTCGCCGAACAGGTGCCCGGCGAGCTGATTGCCGAATCTGTTTATCAGGCCAACATGGTGGCGCTGTTGCCACTGGATAGCCCGCAGGAAGGCCCAGTTTCGCTGAGCTGGCTGTGTGACAACGAGTTATTAATGTTGCAGCAGCAGGACCCTTTGGGGCAGGTGCTAAATCGCGTTCTGCACGAGCATGGCCTGTCGCCGCGTTCGCAGCTGTATATCAAAACCTATTCGGTGATTGCCGATGTGGTGCTGGCCGGAGGCGGCGTCGGCGTGGTGGATACCTTCACCGCCAGCCGCTATCGCGGGCAGCTGAAAATCCTGCCAGTGGTGGAGTATCTGCCTTTCGAGGTGATTTTGCTCAGCCGCAAAGATCAGCCGGCGTCACAGGCTGCGTTGAAACTTCAGCAGCTGATTCGCCACAAGCTGTGGGAGTTGGAAGGGCAACTGCTGAACCCTGCCTGA